Proteins found in one Pyrus communis chromosome 15, drPyrComm1.1, whole genome shotgun sequence genomic segment:
- the LOC137718601 gene encoding cyclin-A1-4-like: MSARNRRPPLLSSSSSAAKKPSVSHRPNKKPSVSHHPNKKPMAAKTQVSKKRTALADVTNQRNGSQIVPPSSASSKPMVPCQTEVAKMATKASSCTSKTGVLGSDESLSSKPSILVPFSGTSVAGTDPTIKVIGTDPSPSSSGTFLPASSCINHAFRSRDVSPSRSVSASVSLNESMSMCDSLKSPEFEYIDNEDVSEVKSIGKKTTKSLFISDYPGKEGNIWKKDIFVDMEATDKVVDIDANLLDPQFCATIAPDIYKHLRESEENRRPFMDFMETIQKDINADMRAILIDWLVEVAEEFRLVPETLYLTINYVDRYLSGNVMHRKQLQLLGLACMMIAAKYEEIIAPEVEQFCYFTDNTYVKEEVLQMESSVLNHLKFEMTSPTAMCFLRRFCFAAQKTSEVPSEHFWYLASYIAELSLVEYSMLCYAPSLIAASAAFLAKYILSPLKKPWNSTLRHYTLYQASDLSDCVKALHHLCCNGCGSNLPAVREKYSQHKYKFVAKKYCPLSIPPELFQDFSD; encoded by the exons ATGTCGGCCCGGAACCGCCGTCCACCGCTGTTGTCATCCTCGTCGTCCGCGGCCAAGAAGCCCTCCGTTTCGCATCGTCCGAACAAGAAGCCCTCCGTTTCGCATCATCCGAACAAGAAGCCCATGGCGGCCAAGACCCAAGTGTCCAAGAAGCGAACTGCTCTCGCTGACGTCACGAACCAGAGGAATGGGTCTCAAATCGTTCCACCGAGTTCCGCTTCGTCGAAGCCCATG GTGCCATGTCAAACTGAAGTTGCTAAGATGGCAACCAAAGCGTCATCTTGCACGAGTAAGACTGGCGTCTTGGGGAGCGATGAATCGTTGAGTTCAAAACCAAGCATCTTGGTTCCTTTCAGTGGTACATCAGTCGCAGGAACTGATCCAACTATTAAAGTAATTGGCACTGATCCTTCTCCAAGCAGCagcggtacttttcttcctgcTTCCAGTTGCATAAATCATGCATTCAGAAGCAGGGATGTATCTCCAAGCAGATCAGTTAGTGCTTCAGTTTCTTTGAATGAGAGCATGTCTATGTGTGATTCGTTAAAGAGTCCAGAATTTGAATATATTGACAATGAGGATGTTTCAGAAGTTAAATCGATTGGGAAAAAAACAACTAAGAGCCTATTCATTTCGGACTATCCAGGAAAAGAAG GCAATATCTGGAAGAAAGATATATTTGTTGATATGGAGGCAACAGATAAAGTCGTTGATATTGATGCCAATCTTTTGGATCCACAGTTTTGTGCAACCATTGCTCCAGACATATACAAGCACTTGCGTGAATCTGAG GAAAATAGAAGGCCCTTCATGGACTTTATGGAAACAATCCAGAAAGACATCAATGCTGACATGCGTGCTATTCTGATTGATTGGCTAGTAGAG GTTGCTGAAGAGTTCAGGCTGGTACCAGAAACACTATATCTGACTATCAACTATGTAGACCGTTATCTTTCTGGCAATGTGATGCATAGGAAACAATTGCAGTTGCTGGGTCTTGCATGCATGATGATTGCAGC TAAATACGAGGAGATTATTGCTCCTGAGGTGGAACAGTTCTGTTACTTTACGGACAACACATACGTTAAAGAGGAG GTTTTGCAAATGGAATCCTCTGTCCTGAATCACTTGAAGTTTGAAATGACATCTCCAACGGCCATGTGCTTTTTAAGGCGATTTTGTTTTGCTGCTCAAAAGACCAGTGAG GTTCCATCAGAGCATTTCTGGTACTTGGCCTCTTACATCGCGGAGTTGTCTCTTGTAGAATACAGCATGCTTTGTTATGCCCCATCTCTAATAGCTGCTTCTGCTGCCTTCTTGGCAAAGTATATTCTTTCCCCTTTGAAGAAACCTTGG AATTCTACGCTGAGACACTACACCCTTTACCAAGCCTCAGATTTGAGTGATTGTGTCAAAGCACTGCATCATCTGTGTTGTAATGGCTGTGGTTCGAACTTACCTGCAGTTAGGGAGAAGTACAGTCAACATAAG TATAAATTCGTGGCGAAGAAGTACTGTCCTCTGTCAATACCTCCAGAGTTGTTCCAGGATTTCAGTGACTAG